In Lepeophtheirus salmonis chromosome Z, UVic_Lsal_1.4, whole genome shotgun sequence, the genomic window TAGTCGttcattaatgaaatatgagaaaatttagtagataatattttgatgGGTTATTGATCTAAAGTTACTACCAAATCTTGTATCCTTATTCTTTTTTAGAATAGTTATGATTAATCTATCATTTATAAACATTGGAAACTCACcttctataaaaagaaatttgaataactCTTTTGAAATAGGCGCAAGTTCTtgagtataatttaaaagtaatccAAGATGTTCCTAGAGATTTCCCTTTTTTGCTACAGCTTTGGATAGTGAATACTCTTTCTGCCTCAGAAATATGTCCATCTGTGCCGGACACTGATTTGGGAAtctatattaaatgaaattattgactACTTTATAAGAGAAGCAGTcaatagaaaagtaaaaatagtcAGAATAATCAAAATGTACAAAAGCATTGAAACTTGAAACTTAAATGAGATCTTCGAAATGATCGACAACTATATTGTTGATCATTAAAAGGTTCTTCCCGGTTTATTATCAGAGGCGTATATTACATTGTCCAGCccataaaatcttttttgcTCCCTTCTATTCAGAAATTTATGCTTTTTCTTGGCagctttatttttctaaattttaattccGAGCAGGTGTCTCCAAATTTTTATCTGTAAGAcaccttatttatatttaagtttcaaTGCTTTTGTACATTTTGATTATGTTGACtatttctacttttcttttgaCTGCTTTTCTTATAAAGTAGTCAATTGCAATCTTCTTTCAGGAGTTTCCCATAGtttctatttcatttaatatagaAGAGCCTTGTCTGAGGCAAATTCTGGTTAGAGTAATTACATTGAGCATTTTCCTTTGACAGTCTGAATCACTTAAGAGAGAACTGTTAAGTCTTCATCTCTTACGTTTGTGTCTcctatttatcattataaatatggtCCGTATGGTTAGATGATCTGATATTGAATTAGGAATTACTTGAAAGTCTACTGGTTAATAGCTTCCACTGTTTCTATAAAGGCATAGGTCGAGTCTGGATGTGactttctaattattttgtGTATCAGTAGagaatatgtatatgttgttcTTTACGAAACCAGCAGTGaactcaataatatttatattcatcataATTTACTTGATTGCTACGGACATTTTTCGAATCACCATTCCATTTGCAGTTGTAGCCACCTTTTTCAGTTTTAAATTAAGTGCCCCGTAATAATTGTATTCACGTTACTGATTAAAGGCtgaatcatattaaaatataattctggaTTGTCTTCATTAGGGCAATATATTCCAAAGATATCAATATTCAAACCACGGTGTTCTATGGGTTATGCAGCATAGATTACCACTTGGATGTGCATACCTCATGATGGTTCTCAAGTTTTCTTTTAGCAATATAGCAACCCCTCTGTTAGCACTGCCTTCTAAAGATTGAAACAGAATGTATCGCTCCTTAAATCCATAATTTTCACTTATACTTGATCTTGTGTTGCAAAGAACAATCACATCGGAGCAATTCAGAAAGGAAATACATTTAGTGACTTCCATCTTACAGCTCAGACCTATGCAGTTGTTGTGgcaaaattgatataaataggGTTCCAACCCGGGATGCCTACTGCACTGGTAATCTCCCCCCTCATTCACTCTTCTCTCATCCCTCACCTTATTAATTTCATCACTGATTTCTGGAAAAAGTAACCCCAACAGGGAGTACAGAACGTGCaacgtcacttgtgcccatatggccactccgaaaattttgaaacccctTGTAAACAGTTCTAATCGATGGTGCAGAGTGCCTATTTTGTATATGAAGCTATTCTTTAGTCTCACAAAGCGTTTTGTCTtccataaataatgtttaatcaacacaaaaaattctttatcgtccattttttgaaactcACTCCTCCTCCTcgtttcaaacaaaaataaatagactgATCTGAATGAAGTTGGTGTATGTTAGTCctagagatgctactaactaaacataaccacGTTACGCGCCAGTAGTGTAATTTCTTGGATTTTGCatgtacttttcaaacgacccaagtaagccttagattataactaagttttatatacataaatataaataatctttgttGCACGAGTTGAAGTCAGTAACATTTTCCGATATTTGACTCCGATTTCATCAAAAAGACTCCAATATAACTCAACAGCCCTGGTTCTAAGATATTAACAAACActcaataatgaattattaacttaatatagatatttctATATAATGTTAAAGTGCCAAAACACTCCTGGGGAAGTACTCCATTTTGGAttctaaatgaattatatacagAAGGTTAAATAACTTCATCATTTGTTGGAGAAAAAAGAATCTGAGTTTCTTTATGTACATaactttaatttgtttgttcaaAGAACAAAGTTTCTGTTTTTCAAACCACATTTCGTCATGTTTTTGCGTGTGTGTCATTTGTGTATTGGTAAATATCTGTGACCTTCACCTCAAAGTCTTTAATGAGAACTAAATTAGTATGACCTTCTAATAGTTAATAGCTTTGatttaagagtaaaataaaaaatgtccattgtcattatattatttgctaactattttttgttttaatgaaataattattgtgtgaatattaaacaaaaaaaaaaaaatattttttttttaaatacatattaataactaatattgatTGGCGCGTGGATCGGAAATtggaaaattagttttttgacaatcaagttttgtttttgagtatttttgatatttttttttcatttttgtatgtttaaattaacttttgtgaGAACATTatcaaaagatattaaaataaattaaacataagttTTTATCTATTGTACGCACACGCATACAAAAAGGTGAAtggatatattgtttttaagaaTTCTATAATATGGcagttttttttcatcttgaatCGGAAAAGTTGtaatagaaaattaagaaaataacatacGCAAAATTTCATTCCCCTAAAATGTCTTAAATAAGTAAGATTTCttattcaaagtttgaaaggagacaaaagttattcatttcgtcaataaataataaaattcagcATTCACtattattttgtagtttttaattatgatagactTTATTCTAACTAGGGGCATCCACAACGGGTGAACTGGAGGGCCCCCacaatatccaaatttccaaaaaattaatccttcaaagaatattataatattcaaaattcgaGTATGATAACATTTGCTTCATATCATTGTATAACTAATGATTAAcatcaataatataatgatgTTAGTCTTATGTTCCTATCAAAATAGGCCAATCATAACAGTAACttattcaatgtttatttaataaacaaaacaatctttagtaaaaaaaatataaaatcaacaaaCAACATTACATTGAcctatcaacaaaataaaataatgataaacatTCTTTcaagtttattattaatatactacAATGTTGCATTGAATTCTTCAAAAGTAGCGCAATTGATGAATACAACATTTATAGTCTACATAAAACTGCATCAATAATTGATACATGTAAATTAGcatagaaatttcaaaaagatgAGTCGTTTGTAGATTATCAAgatattttaaagtgaaaataaGGAACATcttttaagaatttaatattaagttaatGCTAATTTGtcacactttttaaaataagatcacggaaaaaaatatattaggaaatATTTACGCAacctattaatatataaatcgcctaagatatagaaataataattgatacactcccaaatatattaattttcagtaTAAAATGCACAATgattttagtaaaactttaactTTACGCGTATTTACGATTATATGgccaaaaaatatgaccttgtCATGGTGATATTCGCCTGCAAAATAGATTTATTGagccaaaatttcattttgctGTTCATATAGATATTGTATgcaattttaatgaatattttttgaatttattatttatatataatctaatttGCGTCCACATTACTTTTCTAGACATATAGTTGCGTCCAGAGATATTAATCCTGGAGAAGTAGTATTTGTTGATAGACCTGTCGTAGTTGGACCAAATCATGAAGTCACTCCTCTTTGTATAACATGTTCTGAAAAGgttacattaatatttcaaaatgtgaaAACATCAAGTAATATAATCATCATTTTCACCAACAGGTCAAACCCAATAAGCTCTGCTCATCATGTGGGTACCCCTTATGTGATATGGAAAAATGTTCCTTGGTCCATGCCTCCAACAAAGAATGTACGGTTCTCTCATCCGTCAAGGACCTATGCACAGAGTTCATTGATGGGGAAATCAACAATCAAAATTGGTTTGTGGTTCTACCAATGCGACTATgtttattaaaagaaacaaatccGAAAGCATATGCCTTAATAGAACAACTTATGGATCATTCCGATAAAGTCATCCAAACGGATCGATGGAAGGATATTGATCATCACATTGTGAAAAGATTGATTGGTTACTTTACTCAAGAGGAAATCATAAAAGTGTCaggtattttggatattaatgCATATGAGATACGCATTAATATTAGAGGTCTACTTCCAATTTCATCTCTATTAAATCATGGATGTCTACCTAATGTAGAGCATATTTATTCCTCTAAAAAGCCATATGAGAATATTTGTAGGGCAACACTACCCATTCACAAGGGGGAAGATATTTTATCACTATATATTAACCCCTTCATGTCCAAAATCAATAGGCAAAAGAGTTTACGAACTCAATGGCACTTTGATTGCTGTTGCTCTCGATGTGTCTCTGAAGGTAAAGAGTTCCTTGATCATGTTAAATGTCCATCATGCTATGGATTTGGCGCTCCCATACATAATACAATACCGGATCAATGGAAATGTACCAATTGTTCTGAAACATTTGGTGGACTGGATAAGATTCACTATTGCGAAAAGGAACTACAAGA contains:
- the LOC121130351 gene encoding SET domain-containing protein SmydA-8, with amino-acid sequence MSSCKSCTFCIQSESIVCPSCGKGFCCEEHAVIHRLPRDGSCIPIDIKEDDIKGRHIVASRDINPGEVVFVDRPVVVGPNHEVTPLCITCSEKVKPNKLCSSCGYPLCDMEKCSLVHASNKECTVLSSVKDLCTEFIDGEINNQNWFVVLPMRLCLLKETNPKAYALIEQLMDHSDKVIQTDRWKDIDHHIVKRLIGYFTQEEIIKVSGILDINAYEIRINIRGLLPISSLLNHGCLPNVEHIYSSKKPYENICRATLPIHKGEDILSLYINPFMSKINRQKSLRTQWHFDCCCSRCVSEGKEFLDHVKCPSCYGFGAPIHNTIPDQWKCTNCSETFGGLDKIHYCEKELQEIIRSDRYNINRYLDVYKVTKNILHPQHELNIKLYRWLMPIYCREETQGLYTLSDLELKKEMIDHLLASINVIIPGLNRQRGKVLFELVDVDYKLLNADCQRGSVQDLVSISKRVREFLKLCKEIECIFKIGELSNFERGIQEVNNSKIKYFNDILKTL